A stretch of DNA from Opisthocomus hoazin isolate bOpiHoa1 chromosome 15, bOpiHoa1.hap1, whole genome shotgun sequence:
TTTTTGTTccccttcttcttttccttctctttccggGCTCTGGCCGTGGTAAATGTGATACAGTGAGCATCTAAAAAGTCCAGCAGCTTTGCCTGGGAAATTTTAATGCCGTTCTGTTTCAGCTCTGCGTGCAGCTCAGCCAGCTCGATTGGCTCATAAAAGAGAACCTTGTGGTACAGGGCTGTGTTTGAACGGATGTAGCACCTTACTGCCTCCAGCTTTTCTTCTTCCCGAGCTGCTGCCTGAGATGCTGcaagctcctcttcctcctcttcggaTGCAAAAGCACAGGCTTCAAATCCATTAATGAAAGAACTAAAAGCAAGATCAAGCAGACCAGAGATCAAGGAGAGAAGAGGCCATCAAGGACAGGACCAGAGCTCCCCAAATCCCTGGTGACCAGCCCCTGGGACTACCCTCTATAGGATCGCAGACCCTAATACTGGCACCCACAAAACGAGTGAAGCAGAACACGGTGCGTGTTCCGCAAACTTCCCCATCCCAGCCGCGACAGCGCTGGTCCTGCTCACCCAGCCCCGGAGCTGTCTGGCATTTCTTGTGCCTGGCCCACAGCACCTACCGCTGCCGTaccacagcagctctgccaggcagctctgtgCCCTCCTCTCCCTGCAACAGCTGCAGGCCCTCAGTCAATGCTGTGCGTGCTCCTCATTGCTCTAACTGGCAGAGACCAGGCATGCCAGACTTGGGCCTTGCCCACATGCAGCCACGAGTACTTTTGTGCGCTGAGAATAGCTCACTGGGAATTGGACTAAAAAAACCCGAAGCCTGTTTCTTCTGTTGGAGCACACTGACCTTCAAATGACATGCCCAAGGAGGGGGCACGGCCGCTGTAGACCACGTGGACACTCACCTCTGCCACATTCCTAGCTCATCTCTGTCCTGCAGCATCGACTGTTGTGTTTAGCATTTTGTTCCCTTACCTCTGTGAACCAAAAGAGATGTCGCTTCCATCCACTGAAGAAACTGCGGACTCCTGAGATGTTGACAACATTGGTTCCTCAGGACCAGCTGCCAGAGACCATCTCTCTGGAGATCCAGATGACCTTTTCTGCTCTTTAGCTCCTTCTGGGTGATGTGTCAGTTTAGTTCCCTCCTTGGGTGCTGCACAGCCTGTTTCACGGGATCCACCACGGTCATCATCAGTGTTCCTCACAGGGAGCACTGAAGAAGCTGTAGCAGCCTGCTTCCTCTTGCCCACAGCCCTCGAGGCATTGGCACGCTTTCCACCTGCAGTGCGGTCTGCCTTTGACTGCCCAGAGTGTTTGGCCGGGGACTTCTGCGGGGGAGGCTGGGAAGATGGGATTTCATCCTCAAAGTCAGAGTCCACGTCCTGGTGAGTATACTGGAAAATCTCCTTCAGCTTCAACACCATCTGGCGTTTAGGGAGAGCACGAACTCCAAATCTGAAAGAGAAAGGTGGGAGCTTAGGTTAAGATAATGCTGCACCTTCCACTGTCACAGCTCAGGAAGGGGCTCCCACCGGGAAGTCCAGTGGTCAGCTGGAAAAGTGTGACACAACCTCAGAAAACACTGACTGGAGTTTCACCAAGGTTTCCCCTGCAGTCCAGGAGCTTCCTTTCACACTACCTGCCAGCTAGTTTCTGCTCATAAAGAGATGTACTTGTGGAGTAATGCTAACCTGCTCAACTCCTTCTTCAGCTGTGGGGTCTCCATCAGGGAGTAAGCTGGCATTGGTGTCACTGGAGTGCTGGGAGGCTTGTCATTCTCCCGACAGGAAGGTTCTGCAGCAGAATGAAATCAGAATTAGTATATAAAGGACTTAAAATGGCTGATATCTTCTCCTCTTAGTGGCAGATACTCTAATATTCTATAATAATTGTTTAAGTAGCACTACTTTTCTACAAGCTTTTCTGTTATTACTCAGCTTTATATTGGACAGAACAGtcaacgcttttttttttttattccctaaaCTGGGATACTTGGGTTTTATTGACCTTAAATCAGAAAACAGCTTAAATTAAGACACACGTCATGTCTGAATGCGAAGCCCATTCAGGGCTTTGTTAGAACAGGCAATGTTTACAAGGCAGTTCAAAACCACATTTAGTGAATTCTGTAAAGTGGTTCTTCTCCCAGAAAGGAAATTTCATAATGGGGACTTGATGCAGAAGAAACTGAGCAAGTCAAgcttctggggtccccagttagACAGTGATTTAATTATACCAATTTACTGATACTGTGAAGCACAGTCTCACGCATCATGTCCTAAACACCTGCTAAACTAATCACTTAGTAGGGCATAATTAGTAATATATTTAATTAGATACTATGAGATCAATTATTGGTCTTAGATGGAAGGATCCATGCAAGGAAATGTGCTGGGCTCAGAGGGGTCTGTTGGAAGGGCCTAGAACCAGCAAACAGAAGGCAGCACCAGACAGCAGTGCATCAGCAGAGCTTTGCAGGAAAGCACACAGGAAGACTACGCACGGGCAGGGACCGGCACCCGCCCCGGCCAGCCTCAACATGAGGAAAACCTCCGCGCCTGCGCTGCTGTGTTGCTTACCTGATGTCCTCGTGTACGTTAGCACAAGCATTGCTTCACAAATGCATGAAAAGCAAAAGACTGTACATTGCACCCAGTACTACTGGGAACAAATATCCACTGTCATGCAAGCTGAAGGCTGGTTTTTGTTCCGTTTTGGTTAGGTTTTTTCCCTCCAGGTACCTGTAGCTTCTGCAAGGAGTACCATCGCCACCAAAGAACCAGTGTGAATGGAACACAAGCAGCTATGCTCCAGGAATCCCACGTTTAGATATGCTCTCTCTCGCATCAGAAAATGACTGTACCTTCTTTGCGCCGGGCCCTAACAACTACTTCAGATCAGAAGGCCAAAAGACCCTTTCAATGCATCATGTGAACCACATGTGGGATGAccacttaaaatgaaaacaatttaacCTAGTCCAATAAATCTAGTATCAATACAAGCTCTCACCGGGAGTCTTTCCAGGATCTGTCTGACAGGCCCCTGCTGCAGCCGACAATCTCTGAGACAGAGGAAGCATCTCTGGGAATTcaacttcctcctcttctccattcCAATCATCCCAGAGTTTGGAGTTCAGGTAACTCGGTCTGCCGCCCACTGATGAACATGCCTCAGTAGGACTCTTTTCAACACAGAGCAAAGTTGTTCTTCTGCCAACAGGACTTCCTCGCAGAGGAGTACTGCCCTTAATTTCTTGCGCGTGGACGGGGCTCGCCCACTGGTCATGCCAAGAACCaggtctggggctgctggcagtgctggtcCCTGCACGCCTGACCTGGCCGGAGTCCTGGCCGTTACCTCGGACTGGTGACAGATACTCGAAATGCCAGCAGTCATCAACGGGCATTGGGGGCTCATCACAAAGCAAGACGCTGCTGCTCACAGAAGGCAGACTTATTTCCTTTTCACTGTCATCTACCTCAACCACACTGTTATCTGTTTTATCTTCCAATGGCTGCTCATGGCACGGAGACACAGGTCTGGATAACAATGAGATCTCGACACAGTTACTTTTTATGTTGGTGTGGCCAGGGGAGTGGAGAACTGGATCCACTGGAGAAACTGGTGGGTAGTTCTCTGAAAATgatcctgctgctgggctgctgggcaGGCTTCTCTCACTGACTGAGTTCTCCATAGGCAAACGTTTAGCTGACGATGTTGTTTCACGAACTTTTATTAAATTTCCAGCCATTTCATGGTTACTGTTACCTGCTGCTAAGTTCTTTGTGCTGAGTTTAGATCCAGGACTCCTTAAAGAATTTATACTTGTGACATGAGTCTGTGTTGAGAAACTTCTGCTTTTGCTCAGAACCAGTGTGTCTGGCACGAGCCAGGAGCTGTCTGTACCCGCAGACACTTCATGACTGAGCCTTTTTTCAGGGCTCAGGTCTGGACTCTGTTTTCTCTCCATACAAGCATCTATTTGTCTGCTGAGAGCCAATTCGGTGGACATCGTTACATCATTACTTACATGCATTGTATGCATAATGTCACCTGAGATCTGGGTAGATCTCTGTTCTGTTTCAGTGACTGATGAGTTAGGTTCAGGTTTTGGTATCTCAGGACCTTGTTCTACACTTGTACATTTCAGTTTCTCAGggatttccatttctttcaggGCAGAGCTTGGCTCTGGTGACTTATTGTCTTCTTGTAATTCCATTTCATCATCAGAAGATAAAACAATAACATCACCCTCCTTGTTCCCCTGAGCTGCAGCACCCTGAGTTCTGATGACCAGTGATGACAACGCTGGGACATGTGCACACTTGTTTAAATCAATGTTGGGAAGCTCCGCTGGAGAAACTGTGTTCTCATTTCTTGATGCGGTATCCAGCTCGTTGGCTTTCTGAAAGGGTATTTCATCAGCTGGGaatgatttttcccttttgttttgctttggtgttGACACATGTTCTCCGGCAAACTCTCTGTCTGATTTTGGAGATGCAGGTGAAGAGCCAACAGCAGGAAAAAGGGGCACACAAGGCTTGGGAGCAGGACTCCCGTAAAAACTGTTCCTACGTGGAGAGAGGTCTTTTTGTGACTTGCTGTACAGAAGTGAATCACTAACATCAACGTGTTTTTCACTAGGACCCTTTCCTGATTCTCTGATAACTTCTTTCACTGGGAAAGGCTCACAGTGATCTCCCTGAGTTGCAGAAAACAAGCGTTCATAACTTTCATTTATATTAGTATCACCGTGGAAGctagaaaactgtttttcatgGTGATCTGCCCCATCACGTGAGACCTGAGATAACTTGGAATCCTTTGCACCTTCACAACCCCTAACGGTCTCTCCTTCATTAGCGGTGGCACTGTGGGATGCTATGTCCCATTTCTGAGGTTCACTGTGGTGAGGCACAAAAGTGGGCTGTGCAGCATTCACGCTCTTGCACCTATTTATACTCTGCATTTTCTCTTGTGCATACGAGTCACATTTAGATTTTTCCACATCATCGTCATCCTTCAAATCTTTGAAGTTGCTGCTTACTGAAGCAGATTCCGACCTCTTTACCTCTTCCTCCTCAGTTTGCTGGTTTGTGCCTTGGGCTGCCTCAGAATCACTGCAGATGCTGCAGTCTGTTCCCTCGTTCGCCTCTGTCTCACCCTGAACCATCCTCCTCTGAGTTGCAGCAAACTCATAGATTTCCTCCAGCTCCTCTTCACCCACCCCATTGTCATCTTCCTTCTGGCATTCAGGGTTCAGCATATCtacttcttcctcatcttcaccaTCCCACACTGACTTCAAGAGGTCTTGGAAATTCTCAGCTCTGTCCTGACAATCTTCGTCATCCCTCACAGAGATAAGATCATCTTCTGAATCCACTCCAGAAGACGCCTGACTCTCTCCCGTGTTGTTTTCACACTTTGCCATCAGTTCCCTCGCACCAAACCTGCAAGGATGTAATAGTAATGTTAGTATTTTCCTCCTCCAGTATTTCTTCACCATTTGTCTGCCTAATTACTCTTGTGAGCCTTGTAAAGAATCTGCATGAGGATGCTAGTCTCCTAAGATGCACAAGATCCGGTATACTCCTAAAATTAGGAATTCCCTTTTCCAGGTGTCACTCACATGAAAGCATCAGGCTCACTCTTCCTTTCTCGTGTTTGAGACTAAATCGCTATATGACTACACTAAAACCTCTTTGCCATTTGCACTGGCGAGAGCCCCATGGAAC
This window harbors:
- the SLX4 gene encoding structure-specific endonuclease subunit SLX4 isoform X3; the protein is MDEQDNDFKELWANLLGRAKKKAGEADAAKRAQNRSKSTAARSKVRRGKAAARSQNHHRLPAAKETNLPQDLGPKEQALVHKEGGDTVACSSGETVERDGRRSPFPASQLSTVASECSQRILTVNTVSGCSQTTLSFHPATQPGTCSSPTSKIPQLAGSKVRVAELVVERMQQFKRVAPEQLKHSTDDSLPKSVALGDFPDESQEQNPPENDTHHLPSMEHDSALALVLQQETKEEALASLEDAGLFFCQICQKDLSAMNTTRREQHVNRCLDEMEEAQMLSSSKPLVPECPICGKQFQTPQSRVSHLKRCAVEMDVPPKLLLQAVQLQVSTLGDAPLQCPSNQPNRSKRKVSSKEDSKKMQKRAKMETKDEDLLVAMAMSRSLLEHEKQEQAKSVTNVKPVAALPIKWKPGSEKKRRKRGPTAPPPLLLQDPEKARQRIQERVAMLLAEEMEFPPTPQLPASRILEDESGKAAWLLPLPKAKECFLWNFSALTGPCDPESFYTAGLNPAIVPWKSVQNHKPEDVLPLVGSDQPQVSQQIQPDLSSCEPTCTEVGGQTSDESKSGPEGDGQLLSHSQKDVQTLQDLVELAREGLTLTQWNLDADRVQAAEQPELPSSDTPHSGFVPPSKEKSLLTSSCKRSSLRLLAEDFSAMVNNPHLSDVQFQVDSGDVLYAHMFVLYARCPQAVEVVHSEGFLVEEDGNAQTRRVLLSDVTGEAVCAFLRYLYAADADIPAGLLPQVGALAARFGARELMAKCENNTGESQASSGVDSEDDLISVRDDEDCQDRAENFQDLLKSVWDGEDEEEVDMLNPECQKEDDNGVGEEELEEIYEFAATQRRMVQGETEANEGTDCSICSDSEAAQGTNQQTEEEEVKRSESASVSSNFKDLKDDDDVEKSKCDSYAQEKMQSINRCKSVNAAQPTFVPHHSEPQKWDIASHSATANEGETVRGCEGAKDSKLSQVSRDGADHHEKQFSSFHGDTNINESYERLFSATQGDHCEPFPVKEVIRESGKGPSEKHVDVSDSLLYSKSQKDLSPRRNSFYGSPAPKPCVPLFPAVGSSPASPKSDREFAGEHVSTPKQNKREKSFPADEIPFQKANELDTASRNENTVSPAELPNIDLNKCAHVPALSSLVIRTQGAAAQGNKEGDVIVLSSDDEMELQEDNKSPEPSSALKEMEIPEKLKCTSVEQGPEIPKPEPNSSVTETEQRSTQISGDIMHTMHVSNDVTMSTELALSRQIDACMERKQSPDLSPEKRLSHEVSAGTDSSWLVPDTLVLSKSRSFSTQTHVTSINSLRSPGSKLSTKNLAAGNSNHEMAGNLIKVRETTSSAKRLPMENSVSERSLPSSPAAGSFSENYPPVSPVDPVLHSPGHTNIKSNCVEISLLSRPVSPCHEQPLEDKTDNSVVEVDDSEKEISLPSVSSSVLLCDEPPMPVDDCWHFEYLSPVRGNGQDSGQVRRAGTSTASSPRPGSWHDQWASPVHAQEIKGSTPLRGSPVGRRTTLLCVEKSPTEACSSVGGRPSYLNSKLWDDWNGEEEEVEFPEMLPLSQRLSAAAGACQTDPGKTPEPSCRENDKPPSTPVTPMPAYSLMETPQLKKELSRFGVRALPKRQMVLKLKEIFQYTHQDVDSDFEDEIPSSQPPPQKSPAKHSGQSKADRTAGGKRANASRAVGKRKQAATASSVLPVRNTDDDRGGSRETGCAAPKEGTKLTHHPEGAKEQKRSSGSPERWSLAAGPEEPMLSTSQESAVSSVDGSDISFGSQSSFINGFEACAFASEEEEEELAASQAAAREEEKLEAVRCYIRSNTALYHKVLFYEPIELAELHAELKQNGIKISQAKLLDFLDAHCITFTTARARKEKEKKKGNKKQRRRY
- the SLX4 gene encoding structure-specific endonuclease subunit SLX4 isoform X2, whose product is MDEQDNDFKELWANLLGRAKKKAGEADAAKRAQNRSKSTAARSKVRRGKAAARSQNHHRLPAAKETNLPQDLGPKEQALVHKEGGDTVACSSGETVERDGRRSPFPASQLSTVASECSQRILTVNTVSGCSQTTLSFHPATQPGTCSSPTSKIPQLAGSKVRVAELVVERMQQFKRVAPEQLKHSTDDSLPKSVALGDFPDESQEQNPPENDTHHLPSMEHDSALALVLQQETKEEALASLEDAGLFFCQICQKDLSAMNTTRREQHVNRCLDEMEEAQMLSSSKPLVPECPICGKQFQTPQSRVSHLKRCAVEMDVPPKLLLQAVQLQVSTLGDAPLQCPSNQPNRSKRKVSSKEDSKKMQKRAKMETKDEDLLVAMAMSRSLLEHEKQEQAKSVTNVKPVAALPIKWKPGSEKKRRKRGPTAPPPLLLQDPEKARQRIQERVAMLLAEEMEFPPTPQLPASRILEDESGKAAWLLPLPKAKECFLWNFSALTGPCDPESFYTAGLNPAIVPWKSVQNHKPEDVLPLVGSDQPQVSQQIQPDLSSCEPTCTEVGGQTSDESKSGPEGDGQLLSHSQKDVQTLQDLVELAREGLTLTQWNLDADRVQAAEQPEELPSSDTPHSGFVPPSKEKSLLTSSCKRSSLRLLAEDFSAMVNNPHLSDVQFQVDSGDVLYAHMFVLYARCPQAVEVVHSEGFLVEEDGNAQTRRVLLSDVTGEAVCAFLRYLYAADADIPAGLLPQVGALAARFGARELMAKCENNTGESQASSGVDSEDDLISVRDDEDCQDRAENFQDLLKSVWDGEDEEEVDMLNPECQKEDDNGVGEEELEEIYEFAATQRRMVQGETEANEGTDCSICSDSEAAQGTNQQTEEEEVKRSESASVSSNFKDLKDDDDVEKSKCDSYAQEKMQSINRCKSVNAAQPTFVPHHSEPQKWDIASHSATANEGETVRGCEGAKDSKLSQVSRDGADHHEKQFSSFHGDTNINESYERLFSATQGDHCEPFPVKEVIRESGKGPSEKHVDVSDSLLYSKSQKDLSPRRNSFYGSPAPKPCVPLFPAVGSSPASPKSDREFAGEHVSTPKQNKREKSFPADEIPFQKANELDTASRNENTVSPAELPNIDLNKCAHVPALSSLVIRTQGAAAQGNKEGDVIVLSSDDEMELQEDNKSPEPSSALKEMEIPEKLKCTSVEQGPEIPKPEPNSSVTETEQRSTQISGDIMHTMHVSNDVTMSTELALSRQIDACMERKQSPDLSPEKRLSHEVSAGTDSSWLVPDTLVLSKSRSFSTQTHVTSINSLRSPGSKLSTKNLAAGNSNHEMAGNLIKVRETTSSAKRLPMENSVSERSLPSSPAAGSFSENYPPVSPVDPVLHSPGHTNIKSNCVEISLLSRPVSPCHEQPLEDKTDNSVVEVDDSEKEISLPSVSSSVLLCDEPPMPVDDCWHFEYLSPVRGNGQDSGQVRRAGTSTASSPRPGSWHDQWASPVHAQEIKGSTPLRGSPVGRRTTLLCVEKSPTEACSSVGGRPSYLNSKLWDDWNGEEEEVEFPEMLPLSQRLSAAAGACQTDPGKTPEPSCRENDKPPSTPVTPMPAYSLMETPQLKKELSRFGVRALPKRQMVLKLKEIFQYTHQDVDSDFEDEIPSSQPPPQKSPAKHSGQSKADRTAGGKRANASRAVGKRKQAATASSVLPVRNTDDDRGGSRETGCAAPKEGTKLTHHPEGAKEQKRSSGSPERWSLAAGPEEPMLSTSQESAVSSVDGSDISFGSQSSFINGFEACAFASEEEEEELAASQAAAREEEKLEAVRCYIRSNTALYHKVLFYEPIELAELHAELKQNGIKISQAKLLDFLDAHCITFTTARARKEKEKKKGNKKQRRRY
- the SLX4 gene encoding structure-specific endonuclease subunit SLX4 isoform X1 — its product is MDEQDNDFKELWANLLGRAKKKAGEADAAKRAQNRSKSTAARSKVRRGKAAARSQNHHRLPAAKETNLPQDLGPKEQALVHKEGGDTVACSSGETVERDGRRSPFPASQLSTVASECSQRILTVNTVSGCSQTTLSFHPATQPGTCSSPTSKIPQLAGSKVRVAELVVERMQQFKRVAPEQLKHSTDDSLPKSVALGDFPDESQEQNPPENDTHHLPSMEHDSALALVLQQETKEEALASLEDAGLFFCQICQKDLSAMNTTRREQHVNRCLDEMEEAQMLSSSKPLVPECPICGKQFQTPQSRVSHLKRCAVEMDVPPKLLLQAVQLQVSTLGDAPLQCPSNQPNRSKRKVSSKEDSKKMQKRAKMETKDEDLLVAMAMSRSLLEHEKQEQAKSVTNVKPVAALPIKWKPGSEKKRRKRGPTAPPPLLLQDPEKARQRIQERVAMLLAEEMEFPPTPQLPASRILEDESGKAAWLLPLPKAKECFLWNFSALTGPCDPESFYTAGLNPAIVPWKSVQNHKPEDVLPLVGSDQPQVSQQIQPDLSSCEPTCTEVGGQTSDESKSGPEGDGQLLSHSQKDVQTLQDLVELAREGLTLTQWNLDADRVQAAEQPGEELPSSDTPHSGFVPPSKEKSLLTSSCKRSSLRLLAEDFSAMVNNPHLSDVQFQVDSGDVLYAHMFVLYARCPQAVEVVHSEGFLVEEDGNAQTRRVLLSDVTGEAVCAFLRYLYAADADIPAGLLPQVGALAARFGARELMAKCENNTGESQASSGVDSEDDLISVRDDEDCQDRAENFQDLLKSVWDGEDEEEVDMLNPECQKEDDNGVGEEELEEIYEFAATQRRMVQGETEANEGTDCSICSDSEAAQGTNQQTEEEEVKRSESASVSSNFKDLKDDDDVEKSKCDSYAQEKMQSINRCKSVNAAQPTFVPHHSEPQKWDIASHSATANEGETVRGCEGAKDSKLSQVSRDGADHHEKQFSSFHGDTNINESYERLFSATQGDHCEPFPVKEVIRESGKGPSEKHVDVSDSLLYSKSQKDLSPRRNSFYGSPAPKPCVPLFPAVGSSPASPKSDREFAGEHVSTPKQNKREKSFPADEIPFQKANELDTASRNENTVSPAELPNIDLNKCAHVPALSSLVIRTQGAAAQGNKEGDVIVLSSDDEMELQEDNKSPEPSSALKEMEIPEKLKCTSVEQGPEIPKPEPNSSVTETEQRSTQISGDIMHTMHVSNDVTMSTELALSRQIDACMERKQSPDLSPEKRLSHEVSAGTDSSWLVPDTLVLSKSRSFSTQTHVTSINSLRSPGSKLSTKNLAAGNSNHEMAGNLIKVRETTSSAKRLPMENSVSERSLPSSPAAGSFSENYPPVSPVDPVLHSPGHTNIKSNCVEISLLSRPVSPCHEQPLEDKTDNSVVEVDDSEKEISLPSVSSSVLLCDEPPMPVDDCWHFEYLSPVRGNGQDSGQVRRAGTSTASSPRPGSWHDQWASPVHAQEIKGSTPLRGSPVGRRTTLLCVEKSPTEACSSVGGRPSYLNSKLWDDWNGEEEEVEFPEMLPLSQRLSAAAGACQTDPGKTPEPSCRENDKPPSTPVTPMPAYSLMETPQLKKELSRFGVRALPKRQMVLKLKEIFQYTHQDVDSDFEDEIPSSQPPPQKSPAKHSGQSKADRTAGGKRANASRAVGKRKQAATASSVLPVRNTDDDRGGSRETGCAAPKEGTKLTHHPEGAKEQKRSSGSPERWSLAAGPEEPMLSTSQESAVSSVDGSDISFGSQSSFINGFEACAFASEEEEEELAASQAAAREEEKLEAVRCYIRSNTALYHKVLFYEPIELAELHAELKQNGIKISQAKLLDFLDAHCITFTTARARKEKEKKKGNKKQRRRY